In the Cheilinus undulatus linkage group 19, ASM1832078v1, whole genome shotgun sequence genome, one interval contains:
- the chodl gene encoding chondrolectin translates to MTSFHFLVLTVGVMEMVSWDAEARVVSGQTVCLGGPDRPCYKIAYFHDVSSRVAFREACQACEMDGGALLSIESPDEQRDIEHLLQELRSGAVGGAVGGVTGGGISDGDFWIGLTREDGDDQTHPELSNTFTSCPELYHWTDGSPASFRNWYFDEPSCGGEACVVMYHQPTALHGLGGAYLYQWNDDRCNMKHNFICKYIPESQLVGTQTDRPGRRGTEATGGGVVIQPTGGDVPPQVTVAGASGVLLIYVIIPTIPLLLLILVASGTCCFQMLSRSSPRTKTALDQSNLWISRTPKPDSMDV, encoded by the exons GTCAGACGGTCTGTCTGGGAGGTCCGGACCGCCCCTGTTATAAAATTGCATATTTCCACGATGTGTCAAGCCGTGTGGCGTTCAGAGAGGCGTGTCAGGCCTGTGAGATGGACGGGGGGGCGCTGCTGAGCATCGAGAGTCCAGACGAGCAGAGAGACATCGAACACCTGCTGCAG GAGCTGCGTTCAGGTGCAGTGGGAGGGGCAGTGGGTGGAGTCACAGGAGGAGGTATATCTGATGGTGATTTCTGGATCGGTTTGACTCGCGAGGACGGAGACGATCAGACTCACCCTGAACTCAGCAACACCTTCACTTCCTGTCCAGAGCTCTACCATTGGACTGATGGAAGCCCCGCCTCCTTCAG GAACTGGTACTTTGATGAGCCGTCTTGTGGAGGAGAGGCCTGCGTCGTCATGTACCATCAGCCAACGGCGCTTCACGGTCTGGGCGGGGCTTATCTCTACCAATGGAATGACGACCGCTGCAACATGAAGCACAACTTTATCTGTAAATATATACCAG AGAGCCAGCTTGTTGGGACACAGACTGACAGACCAGGTAGACGGGGCACAG AAGCCACAGGTGGAGGCGTGGTCATACAGCCTACAGGTGGGGATGTTCCCCCTCAGGTGACGGTGGCCGGAGCTTCAG GTGTGCTGCTCATCTACGTCATCATTCCCACAATCCCCCTGCTGCTGCTCATCCTGGTGGCTTCTGGGACGTGTTGTTTTCAGATGCTCAGCAGGAG CTCTCCCCGCACAAAGACCGCCCTGGACCAATCAAACCTGTGGATCTCCAGGACGCCAAAACCGGACAGCATGGATGTCTGA
- the LOC121526981 gene encoding zinc finger protein 436-like, whose product MDEDSVLLHRGTTLVMKPEWCVKMSSGLLESPEGDQLCAFLLRGGGEGERWKEVGCQWENPEEEQRREVGCQSESAERRDAAVQVDLLTQQLSWRHTGSSQMLLQCFAVRPDGPDGGALLQHCTPNRTRTRTIQPAVKLSPELYPTKPRSQKRPPPNNSNTTKRRRGRPRRRVSPDPEPLQEEEDEEGGQEEEDGEEEEGDTGDPNWSPPQRDAVSHPSPSALADVQQASESQHAPLHAVKLEPDSTMCDVCGKVMKNKSSLARHSFIHTGKKPFACHLCDLRFNRRDNLQHHLTRLHPNGVAKLEKQREVQAWLCAVCGKTFNCRSRLKTHEVIHSGVKPHRCDLCPKAYMRTNDLEHHKKVVHVDGGAEPQRSSSLLCDLCGKEFKCKSQLAVHFQSHTGERPHLCDICGRKFSRQYQLKRHKILVHANRVNGEESGTPDSPFACDVCGKRLKSEALLAAHARIHSGEKPHRCGVCLRSFQRAVCLKQHHVRVHLRVRVNEGPRAGGGRKSSMETKEFPCPVCGKVFKFRSLLTSHSLIHSEVRPYACDFCSRSFRRLSHLKRHREVVHANGERLPQSFICHICGKDKKCRSQLARHVIIHTGERPYACDICPARFNRSGNLQQHRKRMHGVGVEPAEEAPPILFDDELIPALTYKQEETVVAVDTTAEVCEILATEETVQQLANT is encoded by the exons GTGTGTGAAGATGTCGTCTGGACTCCTGGAGTCTCCTGAAGGAGATCAGCTGTGTGCCTTCCTGCTGAGGGGGgggggagagggggagaggtGGAAGGAGGTGGGCTGTCAGTGGGAGAATccagaggaggagcagaggagggagGTGGGCTGTCAGAGCGAATCAGCGGAGAGGAGGGACGCCGCCGTCCAAGTCGACCTGCTGACTCAGCAACTCAGCTGGAGACACACGG GTTCCTCTCAGATGCTGCTTCAGTGTTTTGCGGTCAGACCAGACGGACCAGATGGGGGCGCTCTGTTGCAGCACTGCACCCCCAAccggaccaggaccaggaccatcCAACCGGCAGTCAAACTGTCCCCTGAACTCTACCCAACCAAGCCCAGGTCCCAGAAGAGACCGCCCCCAAACAACAGCAATACCACCAAGAGAAGACGAGGCCGCCCCCGCCGCCGTGTGTCACCTGACCCTGAACCGCTGCaggaagaagaggatgaggagggggggcaggaggaggaagacggggaggaagaggagggcgACACAGGTGATCCCAACTGGTCTCCACCTCAGAGAG ATGCCGTCTCTCACCCGTCTCCATCAGCTCTGGCTGATGTCCAGCAGGCCTCAGAGTCCCAGCATGCACCTCTTCACGCAGTGAAGCTGGAGCCCGACAGCACCATGTGTGACGTTTGTGGTAAAGTGATGAAGAATAAGTCGAGTCTGGCACGACACTCGTTCATCCATACGGGGAAGAAGCCGTTCGCCTGCCATCTTTGTGACCTGCGCTTCAACCGCCGCGACAACCTGCAGCACCACCTGACCCGACTCCACCCCAACGGCGTGGCCAAGCTGGAGAAGCAGCGTGAGGTGCAGGCGTGGCTCTGCGCGGTCTGCGGCAAAACCTTCAACTGCAGGTCACGCTTAAAAACCCATGAGGTCATCCACTCAGGCGTCAAACCTCACCGCTGCGACCTCTGCCCCAAAGCCTACATGAGGACCAACGACCTCGAGCATCACAAGAAGGTCGTACATGTGGACGGTGGTGCCGAGCCTCAGCGGTCCAGCTCGCTTCTCTGTGACCTGTGTGGGAAGGAGTTCAAGTGTAAGTCGCAGCTCGCCGTCCACTTCCAGTCTCACACCGGAGAGAGGCCTCACCTGTGCGACATCTGTGGCCGCAAGTTCAGCCGTCAGTACCAGCTCAAACGCCACAAGATCCTGGTGCACGCCAACCGAGTAAACGGCGAGGAGAGCGGGACGCCTGACTCTCCGTTTGCATGTGACGTCTGTGGGAAACGCCTGAAATCTGAAGCCCTCCTCGCCGCTCATGCTCGCATCCACTCGGGAGAAAAGCCTCACCGCTGCGGCGTCTGTCTGCGCAGCTTCCAGCGCGCCGTCTGCCTGAAGCAGCACCACGTACGGGTTCACCTGAGGGTCAGAGTCAACGAGGGGCCGCGGGCAGGTGGGGGCAGGAAGAGCTCGATGGAGACGAAGGAGTTCCCCTGTCCCGTCTGCGGTAAGGTGTTTAAGTTCAGGTCTCTGCTGACCAGTCACTCGCTGATCCACAGCGAGGTCCGACCGTACGCCTGCGACTTCTGCAGCCGTAGCTTCAGGCGCCTCAGCCACCTGAAGCGGCACCGCGAGGTCGTTCACGCCAACGGGGAGCGCCTGCCCCAGAGCTTCATCTGCCACATCTGCGGCAAAGACAAGAAGTGCCGCTCACAGCTCGCCAGACACGTCATCATCCACACGGGGGAGCGGCCGTACGCCTGCGACATCTGCCCCGCCCGCTTCAACCGCAGCGGGAACCTGCAGCAGCACAGGAAACGCATGCATGGCGTGGGGGTGGAGCCTGCAGAAGAAGCCCCGCCTATCCTGTTTGATGATGAACTCATTCCCGCTCTGACTTACAAACAGGAAGAAACGGTGGTCGCCGTAGACACCACGGCTGAAGTCTGTGAGATTTTAGCCACTGAAGAGACGGTTCAGCAGCTCGCCAACACATGA